The stretch of DNA AGATTGGCTGCATCTGCATCAGTGCGAGCAATGAGAATGGTAGGTACTCCGCATACGTCTGCCGCAAGACGTGCAGCCACCAGTTTGTTGATGGCTTCCTGGGTGGGCACGAGTACCTTGCCACCCAGGTGGCCGCATTTTTTTGCAGAGGAAAGCTGGTCTTCATAATGTACACCGGCTGCTCCGGCTTCTATCATCGCTTTCATCAGCTCAAATGCATTGAGGTTGCCGCCAAAGCCGGCTTCCGCATCGGCCACAATGGGCACCATCCAGTCAATGTCACCATCTTCATTCAGTGTTTGAATCTGATCTCTTCTCAGGAGAGCATTATTAATTCTTTTTACAACATAAGGAACAGAGTTGGCTGGATACAAGCTCTGGTCCGGATACATTTCACCGGCAAGGTTGGCATCGGCAGCAACCTGCCATCCGGATAGATAAATAGCCGGCAGACCTGCAGCCACTTCCTGTATAGCCTGGTTACCTGTCAGGGCTCCTAACCCTGCAACCCAGGGACGTGTATTGAGCATGTGCCACAGCTTTTGTGCACCGTTGCGGGCCAGAGTGTATTCAATGCGTACCGAGCCGCTTAGCTTAACCACTTCTTCAGCCGTATAAGGGCGGGTAATGCCTTTCCACCTTGGGTTGGTTTGCCAGTCTTTAATCAGGGATTCAATCTTCTCCTGTTTGGTCATAAGATATGCGATTTTAAAATCCTTTGTAAATAAATATTTGGTTCAAGAAAATGTCAGTCAATTTTTTCGTAAGCCGGCAGGGTGAGAAATTCAATA from Chitinophagales bacterium encodes:
- the aceA gene encoding isocitrate lyase; translation: MTKQEKIESLIKDWQTNPRWKGITRPYTAEEVVKLSGSVRIEYTLARNGAQKLWHMLNTRPWVAGLGALTGNQAIQEVAAGLPAIYLSGWQVAADANLAGEMYPDQSLYPANSVPYVVKRINNALLRRDQIQTLNEDGDIDWMVPIVADAEAGFGGNLNAFELMKAMIEAGAAGVHYEDQLSSAKKCGHLGGKVLVPTQEAINKLVAARLAADVCGVPTILIARTDADAANLLTSDIDERDRKFITGKRTSEGFYYVKNGIEQGIDRALSYAPYADLIWMETSNPDIGYAKEFADAVHEKFPDKMLAYNCSPSFNWAAKLTVSEMETFRERLAEMGYKFQFITLAGFHALNTSMFELSKAYRERGMAGYSELQQREFQLAKEGFKAVKHQSFVGTEYFDAVQNTIQQGQSSTTAMEGSTEAEQFHH